The Bacillus sp. Y1 genome includes the window TGCTGTTGGAGTTGGTTTATTTTTTGTTGCGAAAAGATTTAAAAACAATAAAATATTGGAACCTCTCTCCACAGGAACCATTCAAATTGGTACGAGAGGAGTATTTACTCTTATCATTGTTCTTGTTGGACTTTCTGAAACGGTTGGAGCTGAGAATATTCTCGGAGCGTTTTTAGCTGGAGTACTTGTGTCATTATTATCACCGAATCAAGAATTAGTTCATAAGCTTGATTCCTTTGGTTATGGATTTTTAATTCCAATATTCTTTGTAATGGTAGGAGTTGGGTTAAATATATGGGAGCTATTTAGTGATCCAAAGCTCATAATACTTATCCCTCTTCTGTTGATCGCTTTACTCTTATCAAAGATTATCCCTGCTCTATTCTTAAAGAAATGGTATGATTTCAAAACTGTTATGGCCTCGGGCTTTATTTTAACCTCAACACTTTCCTTAGTGATTGCAGCTGCTACGATTGGGGAGAGAATGGATGTCATTACGAATGAAATGAGTGGAATGCTTATTTTAGTAGCAGTCATTACATGTATATTCACACCAATTGTGTTTAAAAAGCTGTTACCAAAGGAATCGGTACAGGTGAAAAAACTAAAGATAGCTTTTATTGGTGCCAATCAATTAACCATGCCAGTCTCCAGACAACTAGAAGATAGTCTTTATGAGCCAAAGATTTATCATACAAAGCAAGAAAAAGCGACATATAAAATTGCGGACTCACTGTTTAATATTGTAGAAATTCCAGATTTTGAGCTTGAAACACTCGAAAAGGAAAATGTACTACATGCCGATATTATCGTTGTTTCAACGGGTAGTGATGAGATCAATGCTCAATTAGCATTGGCATGTAAGGAAAAAGGAGTAGAAAGGGTTATTGCAAGAATTGAAACACAGGATTTAGAGGAGGATTTAAAAGCTCAAGACGTAGAGGTATTCTCAATCTTCCTGTCAACAAAAGCATTGTTACGTGCATTAATTGAAACTCCGAGCGTATTGAATATCCTTACCAATCAGGAAACCGCATTATATGAAATCCAGTTAATGAACGTACAATATGAAGGAATGACACTTAGAAAGTTCCCGTTTACGGGAGATGTCATTTTTGTGCGGATTTTCCGTGGAAAAGAAACCATCGTTCCTCATGGGGATACAGAGCTTCACTTAAATGATCGTTTAATTGTAACAGGTTCTAAAGAGTATGTTGAAGAGTTAAAGAGGGAGTTAGAATTCCTTATGTAAAATTAGTCTGCTGGCTGCTCCCAGCAGGCTACCTTTATCATTAAGGCTTTTCTTTTTGAAAAAAATCATGTAATATTAGTACTAGGTACTAATAACAGATTCTTATTTAGGAGGATATACATAATGAACCTTTCTTTAAAAGGAAAAAATATAGTTGTAATGGGCGTTGCTAATAAGCGTAGTATCGCATGGGGGATTGCTCGCTCTTTACATGATGCGGGAGCAAACTTAATCTTCACGTATGCAGGAGAGAGGTTTGAAAATGAAGTTCGTAAATTAGTTGAAACGTTAGAAGGTCAACAATCTCTTCTAATTCCTTGTGACGTTACTTCTGATGAGGACATCGCAAAATGCTTCTCATCGATCAAAGAACAAGTTGGAACAATTCATGGTATTGCTCACTGTATCGCGTTCGCAAACAAAGAAGAACTGCAAGGGGAATACATGAATACAACTAGAGATGGTTTCTTACTAGCTCATAATATTAGCTCTTATTCATTAACAGCGGTTGCGAAAGAGGCAAGAGAGCTAATGTCAGAAGGTGGAAGCATTGTTACGCTAACATACCTTGGTGGAGAGCGAGTAATTAAAAATTACAATGTAATGGGTGTTGCAAAGGCTTCTCTAGAAGCAAGTGTAAGATACTTAGCCAATGATTTAGGACCAAACAATATTCGTGTGAATTCTATTTCGGCTGGACCAATTAGAACATTATCAGCTAAGGGGATTAGCGATTTTAATTTGATTCTTAAGGAAATTGAAGAGAACTCTCCTCTAAGGCATGCAACAACACAGGAAGAGGTTGGGGATACAGCACTGTTCCTATTTAGCGACCTGTCACGCGGAATGACTGGTGAAAATCTACATGTAGATTCTGGATACCACTTACTATCTAGATAATAAAAGATCCTGCTTCTTATGGAAGCAGGATTTTTTTATTGGCTCTTTGATGTTTGAAGTAGTTGCCCGACAGCTACTTTTTTTATTATTTGATTTTTGTCCATAATAACAATTTCATCGTCAAGCTGGACAATAACGGGTTTCAGTGTTCTGTTTTTGTTTAATTGTGTATGTGTGCGTCTGATCTTCTCTATAAGTGTCTCGTCAAGTTCTGCGACAGGAAAGCTTGGTCTGGAAATATAATACCCTTGTCCGCAATCAATTCCCAATTGAATTACAGCGTCTAGCTCTTCTTCCAATTCAATGCCCTCCGCAATAATAATGGAATCCATTTTCTTCGCAAACGTTACAAATGCATCCAAAATATGTTTTTTTACATTGTTTTCATGAATTTTACTAATCAGGGAGCGATCGACTTTTATATAATCAGGTTGAATTTCTGAAATAGCTTGGAGGGAAGAATAGCCTGCTCCGACATCATCAACAGCAATTTGAAATCCTTGATCTCGATAATGATAAAGAACCTTCGAAAAGGCTGAAAAATCCTCAATTGCACTTCGCTCAGTTATTTCAAACACAATGTTTTGAGGGGAGAGTTTATGTTGTTTAAGCAAGGATACGGTATGTCCAGGAGTGAAACTTGGATCATATATCACCTGAGGACTTAGATTAATAAATAACTTTTCGTCATTCCTAAGGATAGTTGAGCTATTTTCAAAAGCCAGTTCTCTAGCTATTTTTTCAAGTGTATATAACGAGCCATATTCT containing:
- a CDS encoding monovalent cation:proton antiporter family protein; this encodes MEHGASVTSLLIVVVVAFLTPILLHRFKLNFIPVVVAEIIVGLIIGKSGFDIVHEDMWLETLSTLGFIFLMFLSGLEIDFSAFKKSGNKDKKGSKKEPNTFFAASIVFIGIFIVSLVLSYLFVLAGFIENAFLMTLIISTISLGVVVPTLKEGNLMKTNIGQIILLVAVIADLVTMILLAVFVSLYGGGDSNTWLLLVLFAVGVGLFFVAKRFKNNKILEPLSTGTIQIGTRGVFTLIIVLVGLSETVGAENILGAFLAGVLVSLLSPNQELVHKLDSFGYGFLIPIFFVMVGVGLNIWELFSDPKLIILIPLLLIALLLSKIIPALFLKKWYDFKTVMASGFILTSTLSLVIAAATIGERMDVITNEMSGMLILVAVITCIFTPIVFKKLLPKESVQVKKLKIAFIGANQLTMPVSRQLEDSLYEPKIYHTKQEKATYKIADSLFNIVEIPDFELETLEKENVLHADIIVVSTGSDEINAQLALACKEKGVERVIARIETQDLEEDLKAQDVEVFSIFLSTKALLRALIETPSVLNILTNQETALYEIQLMNVQYEGMTLRKFPFTGDVIFVRIFRGKETIVPHGDTELHLNDRLIVTGSKEYVEELKRELEFLM
- the fabI gene encoding enoyl-ACP reductase FabI — protein: MNLSLKGKNIVVMGVANKRSIAWGIARSLHDAGANLIFTYAGERFENEVRKLVETLEGQQSLLIPCDVTSDEDIAKCFSSIKEQVGTIHGIAHCIAFANKEELQGEYMNTTRDGFLLAHNISSYSLTAVAKEARELMSEGGSIVTLTYLGGERVIKNYNVMGVAKASLEASVRYLANDLGPNNIRVNSISAGPIRTLSAKGISDFNLILKEIEENSPLRHATTQEEVGDTALFLFSDLSRGMTGENLHVDSGYHLLSR
- a CDS encoding EAL domain-containing protein codes for the protein MNSTALISQNIIQLHTYSDLEIRKEFQTLLAKKQLRTVFQPIIDLTTGSTLGFEGLTRGPIQSRFQSPLQLFKYAEEYGSLYTLEKIARELAFENSSTILRNDEKLFINLSPQVIYDPSFTPGHTVSLLKQHKLSPQNIVFEITERSAIEDFSAFSKVLYHYRDQGFQIAVDDVGAGYSSLQAISEIQPDYIKVDRSLISKIHENNVKKHILDAFVTFAKKMDSIIIAEGIELEEELDAVIQLGIDCGQGYYISRPSFPVAELDETLIEKIRRTHTQLNKNRTLKPVIVQLDDEIVIMDKNQIIKKVAVGQLLQTSKSQ